In the genome of Deltaproteobacteria bacterium, the window TCCCTCGTGCGCTCTTCCGCGGTCGAGTACCTGACCTTCTGTTGGCGAGCATGCGAATCCGCAGAAATTGGGACGGGCCGGGCGACCGCGATCGCACCGGGCCGCGTGACGAGTCCGGCGGCGGGCGTCGGCGGCCGTGCACCTCGGTTCTCTTCGCGCGCCGGGCCCTCGCGGACTGCTCGCCAACACGCCTCCCCCCTTCACCGCCCCCCCGGCACGCCGAAGGCCTTCAGCTTTCGCCAGAGGGTGTTCTCGCCGATGCCGAGGGCGCGCGCGGTGGCGGCGCGGTTGCCGCGGAGCCGCTCGAGCGTCGCGAGGATGTGGCGCCGCTCGACCTCCGCGAGCGTCTGCGGCGCGGGCTCGGGCGCGGCGCCGCTCGCGGCCACGGGGGCGCGGAGCTCCGGTGGCAGATCGCCGAGCTCGATCCGGGGCTGGCCCTCCGCGAGCACCACGGCCCGCTCGATGGCGTTCTCGAGCTCCCGAACGTTGCCCGGCCAGGGGTAGGCGTACAGCGCGTCCAGCACCTCGCTCGAGAGCGCGCACGGACCGCAGGAATTCTGCCTGCACGTCTTGGCGATGAGCTGGCGCGCCAGCGGCAGGATGTCCTCGCGTCGCGCGCGGAGCGGCGGCAGCTCGAGCGGGACGACGCGGAGTCGGTAGAAGAGATCCTTGCGGAACCCGCCGCCCTCGACCAGCGCCTCGAGGTCGCGGTTGGTGGCCGCCACCACGCGAACGTCGACGGGCACGTCCCGCGTGGAGCCCACGGGGCGCACCGCGTGCTCCTGCAGCGCGCGGAGCAGCTTCACCTGCATCGACAGCGGCAGCTCCCCGATCTCGTCGAGGAACAGCGTGCCCCCCGAGGCTGCCTCGAACAGCCCCTCGCGGTCCGCCGCAGCGCCCGTGAACGCGCCCTTCTTGTGGCCGAAGAGCTCGCTCTCCAGCAGCGGCTCGGGCAGCGCGCCGCAGTTGACGCCGACGAAGGCCCCGGCGCGGCGGCGGGAGCCGGCGTGCAGCAGCCGCGCGACTCGCTCCTTCCCCGTCCCGCTCTCGCCCGTGATCAGCACGGTGGCGTCGGTCGCCGCCGCGCGCGCCGCCAGCGCGAGCACCCGCTGCATGGCCTCGCTCCGCGCGACGAGGTCGCCTCCCGGCACTACGAGCACTCCATCTTGGAATGGTAGGAACCCTCCGTTCTGGAGGCAATCGCCGCAACCGGCCCCCGCATCCGCGCGCAATTGCTCGCGTTGGGGAGCCGGCATGGCGCGTGCTTTGGGTGAGCCATGGTCAGCTCGTCCGATCCCCGCGGCGTCGCGCCGGCGCCGCCGCCGAGCCGCTCCGCCGGCCCCGCCGCCGCCACCCTCGCCGCGAGCGCAGGCTCGGTCCTCTCGGCGTTCCTCGCCTCCGCGTGCTGCGTCGGCCCCCTCGTGTTCGCGCTGCTCGGCCTGGGTGGCGCCGGGCTCCTGGT includes:
- a CDS encoding sigma-54-dependent Fis family transcriptional regulator; translated protein: MPAPQREQLRADAGAGCGDCLQNGGFLPFQDGVLVVPGGDLVARSEAMQRVLALAARAAATDATVLITGESGTGKERVARLLHAGSRRRAGAFVGVNCGALPEPLLESELFGHKKGAFTGAAADREGLFEAASGGTLFLDEIGELPLSMQVKLLRALQEHAVRPVGSTRDVPVDVRVVAATNRDLEALVEGGGFRKDLFYRLRVVPLELPPLRARREDILPLARQLIAKTCRQNSCGPCALSSEVLDALYAYPWPGNVRELENAIERAVVLAEGQPRIELGDLPPELRAPVAASGAAPEPAPQTLAEVERRHILATLERLRGNRAATARALGIGENTLWRKLKAFGVPGGR